A single Fodinicurvata sp. EGI_FJ10296 DNA region contains:
- the rnc gene encoding ribonuclease III, whose translation MTEPGKTGRPDRERRAGGPATMSIDVLESRLGYRFADRRLLREALTHPSSAPEDRGTASFGYERLEFLGDRVVGLVIAEWLLEKFPEEPEGSLARRHTALVRREALARVASAVDIGPFIILSLGEEGAGGRDNQAILADACEAVMAAIYLDGGLEAVSAFIRNAFLPIVEDSAAPPIDAKTALQEWAQARGLPLPRYDIVSRTGPDHDPTFEIVVTVQGYDPVVAQGQSKRSAEKEAAAAIMRQLSDGDQI comes from the coding sequence GTGACTGAACCCGGAAAGACAGGACGCCCGGATCGGGAGCGCCGGGCCGGAGGCCCGGCGACCATGTCCATCGACGTTCTGGAGTCGCGTCTGGGCTATCGCTTTGCCGATCGCCGGCTCCTTCGTGAAGCACTGACCCACCCCAGCAGCGCTCCCGAAGATCGTGGGACGGCGAGTTTCGGGTATGAGCGTCTGGAGTTCCTCGGCGACCGTGTCGTCGGGCTGGTGATCGCCGAATGGCTACTGGAAAAATTTCCCGAGGAACCGGAGGGTTCTCTGGCCCGACGTCACACGGCGCTCGTCCGACGGGAAGCGCTGGCAAGGGTGGCCTCGGCTGTCGATATTGGTCCGTTCATCATTCTGTCTCTCGGGGAAGAGGGTGCCGGCGGCCGCGACAATCAGGCCATTCTTGCCGATGCCTGCGAGGCCGTAATGGCGGCAATCTATCTCGACGGCGGGCTGGAGGCAGTGAGCGCATTCATCCGGAATGCGTTTCTGCCGATCGTGGAAGACAGCGCGGCCCCACCGATCGATGCGAAAACGGCACTTCAGGAATGGGCACAGGCGCGGGGACTGCCTCTTCCGCGCTACGATATCGTCTCCAGAACCGGGCCGGATCACGACCCGACCTTCGAGATCGTGGTAACGGTCCAGGGCTATGACCCGGTCGTGGCGCAGGGGCAGTCCAAACGCAGTGCGGAAAAAGAAGCGGCCGCCGCAATCATGCGGCAGCTGAGTGACGGTGATCAGATATGA
- a CDS encoding NYN domain-containing protein: MIFYKEERLALFIDGANLYAAARSLGFDIDYKRLLDLFAKKGRLIRAFYYTTMIEDQEYSPMRPLIDWLDYNGYCMVTKPLREYTDNQGRRKQKGSIDIDLAIDALEMADKVDHILLFSGDGDFRRLVEAIQRKGVRVTIISTIKAQPPMVADELRRQADNFIELLDLAPHVQRSSQTRYSVDHGNVDRTDARPDQGPDQGVEEPADDDPDLAIVRSGSD; encoded by the coding sequence ATGATTTTTTACAAGGAAGAGCGACTGGCTCTCTTTATTGACGGCGCAAACTTGTACGCGGCGGCTCGGTCTCTGGGTTTCGACATCGATTACAAGAGGCTTCTTGATCTTTTTGCTAAAAAAGGTCGACTCATCCGTGCATTTTATTATACGACGATGATCGAAGATCAAGAATACTCTCCGATGCGCCCGTTGATCGACTGGCTCGACTATAATGGCTATTGTATGGTCACAAAGCCTTTGCGCGAATATACAGACAATCAAGGACGTAGGAAGCAAAAAGGAAGCATCGACATCGACCTCGCTATCGATGCTCTGGAGATGGCCGACAAGGTCGATCATATACTTCTGTTTTCCGGCGACGGCGATTTCAGACGTCTTGTCGAAGCCATTCAGCGAAAGGGCGTCCGCGTCACGATCATCAGCACGATCAAGGCTCAGCCGCCGATGGTCGCGGACGAACTGCGCCGGCAGGCTGACAACTTCATCGAACTCCTGGACCTGGCGCCGCACGTCCAACGCTCGTCCCAGACCCGCTATTCCGTCGATCACGGCAATGTCGATCGGACCGATGCGCGACCCGATCAGGGGCCCGATCAAGGGGTGGAAGAGCCGGCCGATGACGATCCCGACCTGGCCATCGTCCGCTCTGGCAGCGATTGA
- the trmFO gene encoding methylenetetrahydrofolate--tRNA-(uracil(54)-C(5))-methyltransferase (FADH(2)-oxidizing) TrmFO has translation MTAKPIHIIGGGLAGSEAAWQIAGAGVPVILHEMRPERMTEAHQTEGLAELVCSNSFRSDDAEQNAVGLLHEEMRRAGSLIMRAGDANQVPAGGALAVDRHGFSAAVTEAIQSHPLITVDRGEVAGLPPESWQSVIIATGPLTSTSLAEAIFELTGEDSLAFFDAIAPIVYKESIDFSKAWFQSRYDKVGPGGSGKDYINCPLDRETYERFISELLAAPKTEFKDWEVDTPYFEGCLPIEVMAERGPETLRYGPLKPVGLTNPNSEEKPYAVVQLRQDNALGTLYNMVGFQTKLKYGEQSRVLKMIPGLENAEFARLGGIHRNTFLNSPRLLDPTLRLKAAPRLRFAGQITGVEGYVESAAIGLLAGRLAASECLGTTSAPPPRTTAMGALLRHITLDADQRGFQPMNVNFGLFPEVEPPPGVRKLRGGDRKRAYTSRALADFDAWLQGAPAGELAPTAGQ, from the coding sequence ATGACAGCCAAACCGATCCATATCATCGGCGGCGGACTGGCCGGCAGTGAGGCTGCCTGGCAGATCGCCGGCGCCGGTGTTCCCGTCATCCTCCACGAGATGCGGCCGGAACGGATGACCGAGGCCCATCAGACGGAGGGGCTGGCCGAGCTCGTCTGCTCGAATTCGTTCCGGTCCGACGACGCGGAGCAGAATGCCGTTGGTCTGCTGCACGAGGAAATGCGCCGGGCCGGCAGTCTGATCATGCGCGCCGGCGATGCCAATCAGGTTCCGGCCGGTGGCGCTCTGGCCGTCGACAGGCACGGATTTTCCGCCGCCGTGACCGAGGCGATCCAGTCGCATCCGCTTATCACGGTCGATCGGGGCGAGGTCGCAGGCTTGCCCCCGGAGAGCTGGCAGTCGGTCATCATTGCAACCGGCCCTCTTACCTCGACGTCACTCGCCGAGGCTATATTCGAACTGACCGGCGAGGATTCGCTGGCATTCTTCGATGCGATCGCGCCGATCGTCTACAAGGAGTCGATCGATTTCTCCAAGGCATGGTTCCAATCGCGCTACGATAAGGTGGGGCCGGGCGGGTCCGGCAAGGATTACATCAATTGCCCGCTCGACCGGGAGACATACGAGCGGTTCATCAGTGAACTGCTGGCTGCGCCCAAAACGGAATTCAAGGATTGGGAAGTCGACACCCCCTATTTCGAAGGCTGTCTGCCGATCGAAGTCATGGCCGAACGGGGACCGGAAACCCTGCGATACGGGCCGCTAAAGCCGGTCGGGTTGACGAATCCGAATTCCGAAGAGAAACCCTATGCCGTCGTCCAGCTTCGCCAAGACAATGCCTTGGGCACGCTTTACAACATGGTCGGCTTTCAGACGAAACTGAAATACGGCGAGCAAAGCCGCGTCCTGAAGATGATACCGGGCCTGGAGAACGCGGAATTCGCGCGGCTCGGCGGTATTCATCGGAACACCTTTCTCAACAGCCCGCGACTGCTCGACCCGACCCTGCGTCTGAAGGCGGCGCCTCGTCTGCGGTTCGCCGGGCAGATCACCGGCGTCGAGGGATATGTCGAGTCAGCAGCCATCGGCCTGCTTGCCGGTCGGTTGGCGGCCAGCGAATGCCTGGGCACCACTTCGGCACCTCCGCCCCGGACGACCGCAATGGGCGCCCTCCTGCGGCATATTACGCTTGATGCCGACCAACGCGGGTTCCAGCCGATGAACGTCAATTTCGGACTGTTTCCCGAGGTCGAACCACCGCCGGGGGTGCGAAAGCTGCGCGGCGGCGATCGCAAACGCGCCTACACCAGCAGGGCACTGGCCGACTTCGACGCATGGCTGCAAGGGGCTCCGGCCGGTGAACTTGCGCCCACCGCCGGTCAGTAA
- the lepB gene encoding signal peptidase I: protein MSSKKQGGIGDVIKTVVYAVLIALAVRTLAYEPFNIPSGSMIPTLLEGDYLFVSKFSYGYSYHTIAFGYPLFNGRIFGSDPERGDVAVFKLPSDPSVDYIKRIVGLPGDTVQVRDGSLYINDELIERTEVGQYELRDRFGRVESVTEYSEQLGDHSYSVLERTRNHFLDNTQVFEVPEDHYFAMGDNRDSSQDSRVLNAVGFIPEENLVGRAEFLWFSLDDARFWEIWRWPTAIRFDRLFTAIQ from the coding sequence ATGTCATCCAAGAAACAAGGCGGAATCGGCGACGTCATCAAGACGGTCGTCTATGCCGTCCTAATCGCCCTGGCGGTGCGGACATTGGCGTATGAGCCCTTCAATATTCCTTCCGGATCGATGATCCCGACACTGCTGGAGGGAGATTACCTTTTCGTGTCGAAATTTTCGTACGGATATAGTTATCATACCATTGCATTCGGTTACCCCCTGTTCAACGGTCGGATTTTCGGCAGCGACCCTGAGCGTGGCGATGTCGCCGTCTTCAAATTGCCGTCCGATCCGTCGGTTGACTACATCAAAAGAATTGTCGGCCTTCCCGGAGACACGGTGCAGGTCCGCGACGGCAGCCTGTATATCAACGACGAACTGATCGAGCGGACCGAGGTCGGTCAATACGAGCTGCGCGACCGCTTCGGCCGGGTCGAAAGTGTGACGGAATACAGTGAGCAGCTCGGCGATCACTCCTATAGCGTGCTGGAGCGTACCCGGAATCATTTCCTGGATAATACCCAGGTGTTCGAGGTGCCTGAAGATCATTATTTTGCCATGGGCGACAATCGGGACTCCTCACAGGACAGCCGCGTGCTCAACGCAGTTGGCTTCATCCCGGAGGAGAATCTGGTCGGACGTGCGGAGTTCCTGTGGTTCAGTCTTGATGACGCCCGCTTCTGGGAAATCTGGCGCTGGCCGACCGCGATCCGTTTCGACCGATTGTTCACGGCGATCCAGTAG
- a CDS encoding bifunctional (p)ppGpp synthetase/guanosine-3',5'-bis(diphosphate) 3'-pyrophosphohydrolase: MIRQYELVEKVKAYDPEADEDLINRAYVFSMKAHGSQRRASGDPYFLHPLEVAGILANMRLDTGSIVTALLHDTVEDTVATNEEIHKAFGAEIAQLVDGVTKLSKLELQDAEAKQAENFRKLVLAMSKDIRVLLVKLADRLHNMRTLDAIPSEDKRRRIARETIEIYAPLAERIGMNEMKDELEDLAFSHLNPDARASIVRRLSELRLEGGESVPGVLEELCAVLEENGISASVTGREKRPYSIWRKMQRKSIPFEQLMDIMAFRIVVSDVADCYQALGIIHATYASIPGRFKDYISTPKPNGYQSLHTAVIGPMRRRIEIQIRTELMHRVAELGVAAHWSYKQGGPEVEVETQRYRWLQELLDILDQAQKPEEFLEHTKLELFQDQVFCFTPKGMLIALPQHATPVDFAYAVHSEIGDTCIGARVNGRMVTLRQQLQNGDQVDIITSRTSTPSPEWERFVATGKARARIRRFVRLQQRSQYANLGKALLQKVFRNEGYDFTEKAVEGTLKAFKAMSTEDIYASIGAGNTPARDVFAQIFPGHKSAVQKSQTGDDANVVPLSKARKTQPRGHGQPLPIRGLIPGMAVHYARCCHPIPGDRIVGIVTTGKGVTIHTIDCETLENFYETPERWIDVSWDSDASNGEDHVGRLHAVIANEPGSLGTLTTVIGKNGGNITNLKITHRSIDFFEMLIDVDVSDVKHLTHIIAALRATPVITQVDRARSG; encoded by the coding sequence ATGATCAGGCAGTATGAGCTGGTTGAAAAGGTCAAGGCCTATGATCCCGAGGCCGACGAGGACCTGATCAATCGCGCCTATGTATTCTCGATGAAGGCTCACGGATCGCAGCGCAGGGCATCGGGCGATCCGTATTTCCTGCACCCGTTGGAAGTCGCCGGCATTCTTGCGAATATGCGCCTGGACACCGGGTCGATCGTGACGGCGCTGCTGCACGACACGGTCGAGGATACGGTTGCCACCAACGAAGAAATTCACAAGGCGTTCGGCGCCGAAATCGCCCAACTGGTCGACGGCGTCACCAAACTTTCCAAGCTGGAGCTTCAGGATGCCGAGGCCAAGCAGGCGGAGAATTTCCGCAAGCTGGTACTCGCGATGTCCAAGGACATCCGCGTCCTTCTCGTGAAGCTGGCCGACCGGCTTCACAACATGCGCACGCTCGACGCCATTCCCAGCGAGGATAAGCGGCGTCGTATCGCGCGAGAAACGATCGAGATTTACGCCCCACTGGCCGAACGTATCGGCATGAACGAGATGAAGGACGAGCTGGAAGACCTGGCGTTCTCTCATCTCAACCCCGATGCACGGGCCTCCATCGTCAGGCGCCTGTCGGAGCTGAGGCTGGAAGGCGGGGAATCGGTACCGGGCGTTCTGGAAGAGCTCTGCGCTGTTCTGGAAGAAAACGGCATCAGTGCATCGGTGACCGGCCGCGAAAAGCGGCCGTACTCGATCTGGCGCAAGATGCAGCGGAAGTCGATCCCGTTCGAACAGCTTATGGACATCATGGCATTTCGCATCGTCGTTAGTGACGTTGCGGACTGCTATCAGGCGCTCGGCATCATCCACGCCACCTATGCGTCGATACCCGGACGGTTCAAGGATTACATATCGACACCCAAACCCAACGGCTATCAATCACTTCATACGGCCGTAATAGGCCCGATGCGCCGCCGGATCGAAATACAGATCCGGACGGAACTGATGCATCGGGTCGCCGAACTGGGCGTCGCCGCGCATTGGTCCTATAAGCAGGGTGGGCCCGAGGTAGAAGTCGAGACCCAGCGGTATCGATGGTTGCAGGAACTTCTGGACATCCTGGATCAGGCACAGAAGCCGGAAGAATTTCTGGAGCACACCAAACTCGAACTGTTCCAGGATCAGGTTTTCTGTTTCACCCCCAAGGGTATGCTCATCGCCCTGCCGCAACATGCGACGCCGGTCGACTTCGCCTATGCCGTCCATTCCGAGATCGGGGATACCTGTATCGGCGCCCGCGTCAATGGCCGGATGGTCACATTGCGCCAGCAATTGCAGAACGGCGATCAGGTCGACATCATCACATCCAGGACGTCAACGCCTTCGCCGGAATGGGAGCGATTCGTCGCGACGGGGAAAGCACGGGCGCGGATCCGGCGCTTCGTCAGGCTGCAACAACGCAGTCAATACGCCAATCTCGGCAAGGCGCTGCTTCAGAAAGTCTTCCGCAACGAAGGGTATGATTTTACCGAAAAGGCCGTCGAAGGGACTCTCAAGGCCTTCAAGGCGATGTCCACCGAGGACATCTATGCTTCGATCGGCGCGGGCAATACGCCGGCTCGCGATGTGTTCGCGCAGATCTTTCCCGGTCACAAGAGTGCTGTCCAGAAGAGCCAGACCGGCGACGACGCCAACGTCGTACCGCTCAGCAAGGCACGCAAGACCCAGCCGCGCGGACACGGTCAGCCGCTGCCGATCCGCGGGCTGATTCCGGGCATGGCTGTCCACTACGCGCGGTGCTGCCACCCGATTCCCGGCGATCGCATCGTCGGTATCGTGACCACCGGCAAGGGCGTCACGATCCACACCATTGACTGCGAAACGCTGGAGAATTTCTACGAAACGCCGGAACGATGGATCGACGTCAGTTGGGATTCCGACGCTTCCAACGGCGAGGATCATGTCGGTCGCCTGCATGCCGTCATCGCCAACGAGCCCGGGTCGCTCGGTACGCTGACGACCGTCATCGGCAAGAACGGTGGCAACATCACCAATCTCAAGATCACGCACCGCTCGATTGATTTCTTCGAGATGCTGATCGACGTCGATGTGAGCGACGTCAAACACCTGACGCATATCATTGCAGCGCTTCGCGCAACGCCCGTCATTACGCAGGTCGACCGCGCCCGCAGCGGATAA
- the acpS gene encoding holo-ACP synthase, which produces MIIGIGNDMIDIRRVERTLARFGDRFTARVFTEIEREKSDRRHNRAASYAKRFAAKEACAKALGTGLARGVGWRDIGVVNLVGGQPTAVLSGRARSRLEALTPEGRTARIHLTLTDDHPWAQAIAIISTDD; this is translated from the coding sequence ATGATCATCGGCATTGGTAACGACATGATCGATATCCGCCGCGTCGAGCGGACACTCGCGCGGTTCGGCGACCGGTTCACGGCTCGTGTATTCACGGAAATCGAGCGCGAGAAATCCGATCGGCGCCATAACCGGGCGGCCAGCTATGCCAAACGGTTCGCCGCAAAGGAGGCGTGTGCCAAGGCCCTTGGCACCGGCCTTGCCAGGGGTGTCGGCTGGCGCGACATCGGCGTCGTCAATCTTGTCGGAGGACAGCCGACGGCGGTGCTGTCCGGCCGCGCCAGGAGCCGGCTGGAGGCGCTTACGCCCGAAGGCAGGACGGCACGGATACACCTGACACTGACCGACGATCATCCTTGGGCCCAGGCAATTGCCATAATTTCAACCGACGACTGA
- a CDS encoding uracil-DNA glycosylase: MPQAVTPGLPPPNCPLCPRLAAFRDTNRDRYPQFHNGPVPPFGPPTARLLVVGLAPGLKGANQTGRPFTGDYAGDLLYSTLAAFGFSRGDYGASPDDGLALNDCRIINAVRCVPPENKPTGAEVATCRRFLAAEIAAMPDLTAIVALGQVAHRAVIATFGLRQAAYPFGHGARHDLETRHIRLTDSYHCSRYNTNTGRLTTSMFHDVFAAVRRDLSGVPPVIDAR; encoded by the coding sequence ATGCCGCAAGCCGTGACGCCGGGGTTGCCGCCGCCGAATTGCCCACTGTGCCCTCGCCTGGCGGCGTTCCGTGACACCAACCGGGATCGCTATCCGCAATTCCACAACGGTCCGGTTCCGCCGTTCGGCCCGCCGACGGCGCGTCTGCTCGTCGTCGGACTCGCGCCCGGGCTGAAAGGCGCTAATCAGACCGGTCGCCCTTTCACCGGCGATTATGCGGGCGATCTGCTTTATTCCACCCTGGCGGCATTCGGTTTCAGCCGGGGCGACTACGGGGCGTCGCCGGATGACGGCCTGGCGCTGAATGACTGTCGAATTATCAATGCGGTTCGTTGCGTTCCGCCGGAGAACAAGCCGACGGGCGCCGAGGTGGCAACCTGCCGGCGGTTCCTTGCGGCAGAAATCGCGGCCATGCCCGATCTGACGGCGATCGTGGCCCTCGGCCAGGTGGCGCATCGCGCGGTTATCGCGACATTCGGCCTGCGGCAGGCAGCATACCCGTTCGGCCATGGCGCCCGTCACGACCTTGAGACAAGGCATATCCGCCTTACCGACAGCTACCATTGCTCGCGCTACAATACCAATACCGGCCGGCTGACGACGTCGATGTTTCACGACGTGTTCGCTGCCGTTCGGCGTGATCTGTCCGGAGTTCCCCCGGTCATCGATGCCCGTTGA
- the era gene encoding GTPase Era: MSDDPDNILKQDDDRHCAVVAVVGAPNAGKSTLVNALVGTKVSIVSPTPQTTRTRVMGIAGEGVTQIVYVDTPGLFKPQRRLERAMTSAAWDSLAGADFALTVVDVSRTRPSAETIALIERLATADIRRILVLNKVDLIRPQKLLALAASLNQKADFEQTFMVSALNGDRVSDIAAFLTKEAPKGPWLYPDDQLSDMSDRQLAAELVREKLFLRLRQELPHDLTVEAESWEQFDNGSVRIGMVIYVRRDSQKAIVLGHGGAMIKAVGEAARLELEEILGHRVHVSLFVKVRSEWPEDPERYETWGLDFNA, encoded by the coding sequence ATGAGCGACGACCCCGATAACATACTCAAACAGGATGATGATCGGCATTGTGCCGTCGTCGCCGTCGTCGGCGCCCCGAATGCCGGGAAATCGACACTGGTCAATGCCCTTGTCGGGACGAAAGTCTCGATCGTGTCGCCGACGCCCCAAACCACCCGGACCCGGGTCATGGGGATCGCTGGTGAAGGCGTGACCCAGATCGTTTACGTCGACACGCCGGGGCTGTTCAAGCCTCAACGACGGCTGGAACGGGCCATGACCAGCGCTGCCTGGGACAGCCTGGCCGGCGCCGATTTTGCCCTTACGGTCGTCGATGTGTCGAGGACCCGTCCGAGTGCCGAGACCATTGCCTTGATCGAGCGCCTTGCGACAGCCGATATCCGGCGAATTCTCGTGCTGAACAAGGTCGATCTCATTCGCCCGCAGAAGCTGCTGGCGCTGGCTGCCAGCCTGAACCAGAAAGCAGACTTCGAGCAGACATTCATGGTCAGCGCCCTGAACGGCGACCGGGTTTCCGACATCGCGGCATTTCTGACCAAAGAGGCGCCAAAAGGACCATGGCTCTACCCGGACGACCAGCTGTCCGACATGTCTGATCGCCAGCTCGCCGCCGAGCTTGTGCGGGAGAAACTCTTTCTCCGGCTGCGACAGGAGTTGCCCCACGATCTGACGGTGGAGGCGGAAAGCTGGGAGCAGTTCGATAACGGCAGTGTACGCATCGGCATGGTCATCTATGTTCGGCGCGACAGCCAGAAAGCCATCGTCCTTGGGCATGGCGGTGCGATGATCAAAGCCGTCGGCGAAGCGGCCCGGCTGGAATTGGAAGAGATTCTGGGGCACCGCGTTCACGTCTCGTTGTTCGTCAAGGTCCGGTCGGAATGGCCCGAAGACCCGGAGCGCTACGAGACCTGGGGCCTTGATTTCAATGCCTGA
- the secF gene encoding protein translocase subunit SecF, protein MKPLRIVPDSLSVNFIGLRRIAFAFSAVLVLLAIVTTAIQGLNFGIDFRGGTLLEVRTEEPADLEQMRNSLEGLGLGETSLQLFGTDRDVLIRIQRQSGTEEEQIEAIGVVQDALGDNVEYRRTEFVGPTVGDELVEAGTMAVLLSLAGILIYIWLRFEWQFGLCAVIALAHDVITTIGLFALIQFEFNLSTIAALLTIAGYSINDTVVVFDRVRENLRRYKKASLVEVLNRSINDVLSRTILTSVTTLLALAAIYVFGGAVIQNFAFALIWGILIGTYSSILLAVPLLLYMGLTRTSRSGEESDKDTAARVTGTAS, encoded by the coding sequence ATGAAACCACTTCGCATCGTACCGGACAGTCTGTCGGTCAACTTCATCGGATTGAGGCGTATCGCATTTGCGTTCTCTGCCGTTCTGGTTCTGCTGGCGATTGTAACGACTGCCATACAGGGATTGAATTTCGGAATCGATTTCCGCGGTGGCACGTTGCTGGAAGTCCGCACAGAGGAACCGGCGGACCTGGAACAGATGCGTAACTCTCTTGAAGGTCTCGGCCTGGGAGAGACGTCGCTTCAGCTTTTCGGAACGGATCGGGACGTTTTGATCCGGATACAGCGGCAATCCGGCACCGAGGAAGAGCAGATCGAGGCCATTGGCGTTGTTCAGGATGCACTGGGCGACAACGTCGAATACCGGCGTACCGAGTTTGTCGGGCCGACGGTGGGCGACGAACTGGTCGAAGCCGGCACCATGGCTGTATTGCTGTCGTTGGCCGGCATATTGATCTATATCTGGCTTCGGTTCGAATGGCAGTTCGGGCTGTGTGCCGTCATTGCATTGGCCCATGATGTCATTACGACAATCGGGCTCTTCGCGTTGATTCAGTTCGAGTTCAACCTTTCGACGATTGCGGCATTGCTGACGATCGCCGGATACTCGATCAATGACACGGTCGTCGTTTTCGACCGCGTCCGCGAGAATCTCCGCCGGTACAAGAAGGCGTCCCTGGTCGAGGTTCTTAACCGATCAATTAACGACGTTCTGTCACGGACGATCTTGACCAGTGTGACGACGTTGTTGGCACTTGCAGCCATCTATGTTTTTGGTGGTGCCGTGATCCAGAATTTTGCTTTTGCGCTGATCTGGGGCATTCTGATCGGTACCTACAGTTCCATTCTGCTGGCTGTTCCGCTTCTTCTGTATATGGGTCTCACGCGTACTTCGAGATCCGGGGAAGAATCGGATAAGGATACGGCGGCCCGGGTGACCGGCACAGCGTCCTAG
- a CDS encoding Mth938-like domain-containing protein, translating to MDVTPMIPGNRWVINGYGPNQFRISGEVYHGSMLVFPTGVASWSVGAVEDLTAQNIVDAVSQSPEHLEILLLGSGGKMTLVPRTVRDAVIDRGISVDVMETGAACRTYNVLLAEGRSVGAALIAI from the coding sequence ATGGATGTCACACCGATGATCCCCGGCAATCGCTGGGTTATCAATGGCTACGGTCCCAATCAGTTCCGGATTTCCGGCGAGGTCTATCACGGTTCGATGCTCGTGTTCCCCACCGGCGTGGCCTCGTGGTCCGTGGGCGCTGTCGAGGATCTGACCGCGCAGAACATTGTGGATGCCGTGTCCCAGTCGCCGGAGCATTTGGAGATATTACTGCTCGGCAGCGGCGGCAAGATGACGTTGGTTCCCCGGACTGTGAGGGACGCGGTTATCGACAGAGGCATATCGGTCGATGTGATGGAGACCGGCGCTGCCTGTCGAACCTACAACGTGCTTCTCGCCGAAGGTCGCAGTGTTGGCGCTGCCCTGATTGCTATCTGA
- a CDS encoding superoxide dismutase codes for MAFQLPDLPYSYDALAPYMSRETLEFHHDKHHAKYISTMNDMIKGTPLENADLDTVMKESFNDPSKRGLFNQAGQTWNHNHFWQMMKPSGGGSIPGELEKKIAADFGSVDAFKDEFKKAGATLFGSGWAWLALDGGKLTVMQTPNGENPNAHGKTALLGVDVWEHAFYIDYRNDKPKYLEAFLNNLVNWDYVAELYSKAS; via the coding sequence ATGGCTTTCCAACTGCCCGATCTGCCCTACTCCTACGATGCCCTGGCTCCGTACATGTCACGGGAAACGCTCGAATTTCACCATGACAAGCACCACGCCAAGTACATCTCCACGATGAACGACATGATCAAGGGCACGCCCCTTGAGAATGCCGATCTCGACACCGTCATGAAGGAGAGCTTCAACGATCCGTCCAAACGGGGATTGTTCAATCAGGCTGGCCAAACCTGGAACCACAACCATTTCTGGCAGATGATGAAACCCAGCGGCGGAGGTTCGATCCCCGGCGAACTGGAGAAGAAAATTGCCGCCGACTTCGGCAGCGTCGATGCGTTCAAGGACGAGTTCAAGAAGGCCGGCGCCACGTTGTTCGGAAGCGGCTGGGCCTGGCTTGCGCTCGATGGCGGCAAGCTTACCGTCATGCAGACGCCGAACGGCGAGAACCCGAACGCACACGGGAAGACGGCGCTTCTCGGCGTCGATGTGTGGGAACATGCGTTCTACATTGACTACCGGAACGACAAGCCGAAATATCTTGAGGCGTTCCTCAACAACCTGGTCAACTGGGACTATGTTGCCGAGTTGTACTCGAAGGCCTCGTAG
- a CDS encoding phytoene/squalene synthase family protein, which translates to MAAEANAVGHDARLSASGRIVRSHDRDRFMATLVVPHDRREAILTVYAFNHEVAKIADAVSEPIAGQMRFQWWWDAIAEAVEQDAPVRMHEVATPLGETIRRFGLHREPFEQILTVREDHDLAQDPQPATLSGLEAYAEGTAATPFAIALSILKHSPEHPRQPPEAEMEAVRHMGTAWGLAGTIRAVPHLARRRQCRMPADLLAAKGVDRGDVIEGRASAGLAEVVHEIADRAADHLNRARRLRRDIGKDSIRLLAGCCLVDAHLKRLQQARWNPFDPRLAHPPPLRIVPMAVRSWLNRY; encoded by the coding sequence ATGGCAGCTGAAGCAAATGCGGTTGGGCATGACGCGCGGCTGTCGGCCAGCGGACGCATCGTCAGATCCCATGATCGCGATCGGTTCATGGCCACCCTTGTCGTGCCGCATGATCGGCGCGAGGCGATTCTGACCGTCTACGCGTTCAACCACGAAGTCGCCAAGATCGCCGACGCGGTATCCGAACCCATTGCTGGCCAGATGCGGTTCCAATGGTGGTGGGACGCGATCGCTGAAGCCGTTGAGCAAGACGCTCCCGTCAGGATGCACGAGGTCGCCACACCGCTTGGCGAGACAATCCGGCGATTCGGCCTGCATCGCGAACCGTTCGAGCAGATTCTCACCGTCCGCGAAGATCACGATCTGGCCCAGGACCCGCAGCCGGCGACGCTATCCGGTCTGGAAGCTTATGCCGAGGGCACGGCGGCGACGCCGTTTGCGATCGCGTTGTCGATCCTGAAACACAGCCCGGAGCATCCCCGTCAGCCGCCAGAAGCCGAGATGGAGGCCGTGCGGCATATGGGGACCGCGTGGGGTCTCGCCGGTACGATCCGGGCCGTGCCGCATCTTGCCCGTCGTCGGCAATGCCGCATGCCGGCGGACTTGCTGGCGGCCAAAGGGGTGGATCGCGGCGACGTCATCGAAGGACGCGCCTCTGCAGGGCTTGCCGAGGTGGTGCATGAAATCGCCGACAGGGCCGCCGATCATCTGAACCGCGCGAGGAGATTACGCCGGGACATTGGCAAAGACAGCATCCGGCTGCTGGCCGGATGCTGTCTGGTGGATGCGCATCTGAAACGGCTTCAACAGGCACGCTGGAATCCATTCGATCCGCGGCTCGCGCATCCGCCGCCGTTACGCATCGTTCCCATGGCGGTCCGGAGCTGGCTGAATCGCTACTGA